From one Magnolia sinica isolate HGM2019 chromosome 18, MsV1, whole genome shotgun sequence genomic stretch:
- the LOC131233406 gene encoding probable trehalose-phosphate phosphatase F, which translates to MDLKPAPLLADPVPTNKSRLGLHSSLLSCPPPASSFPSALYLTMPWRKPIPGKLDDVRANSWLDAMKSSSPRKMLIKDSNIEAVSDENDAAYHLWVLKYPSALTSFEQIMKCAEGKRIALFMDYDGTLSPIVDDPDAAIMSSEMREAVRDVANYFPTAIISGRCRDKVYEFIGLPQLYYAGSHGMDIMGSVTRPVSVSDHPNSIRSTDNMGKEVNLFQPASEFIPMINEVFCSLIEKTKGIEGAKVENNKFCVSVHYRLVDENNWTTVAQCVHDILRDYPRLRLTHGRKVLEVRPMINWDKGKAVEFLLESLGLSNCDDVLPIYVGDDRSDEDAFKVLREGNQGYGILVSSVPKESNAFYSLRDPSEVMDFLKSIVKWKKSAGL; encoded by the exons ATGGACTTGAAGCCTGCCCCTCTTCTCGCTGATCCTGTTCCCACAAACAAGTCGAGATTGGGCCTGCATTCTAGTTTGTTGTCTTGCCCACCACCAGCGTCGTCATTTCCTTCGGCATTGTATTTGACGATGCCCTGGAGAAAGCCGATTCCTGGAAAACTTGATGACGTCCGTGCCAACAGTTGGCTGGATGCTATGAAATCCTCATCACCTCGCAAAATGCTAATCAAGGATTCAAATATTGAAGCCGTGTCAGATGAAAATGATGCTGCGTATCACTTGTGGGTG TTGAAATATCCATCTGCTCTAACTTCTTTTGAGCAAATCATGAAATGTGCGGAAGGCAAGCGGATTGCATTATTTATGGATTATGATGGAACACTTTCACCAATCGTAGATGACCCTGACGCTGCTATTATGTCTAGTGAG ATGCGTGAAGCCGTGCGGGATGTTGCAAACTATTTCCCAACAGCAATAATTAGTGGAAGATGCCGTGATAAG GTCTATGAATTCATAGGATTACCCCAACTCTATTATGCCGGCAGTCATGGAATGGACATAATGGGCTCAGTCACACGCCCTGTGTCTGTTAGTGACCATCCAAACTCTATTAGATCTACTGACAACATG GGTAAGGAGGTTAATCTATTCCAACCTGCTAGTGAATTTATACCCATGATCAATGAG GTTTTTTGTTCCCTCATTGAGAAGACTAAAGGAATAGAAGGCGCAAAGGTTGAGAACAATAAGTTTTGCGTCTCTGTACATTACCGACTTGTAGATGAGAAT AACTGGACTACTGTCGCACAATGTGTCCATGACATCCTAAGAGACTACCCACGCCTGCGACTAACACATGGGCGGAAG GTTTTAGAGGTCCGTCCGATGATCAATTGGGATAAGGGGAAAGCTGTTGAGTTTTTACTTGAATCACTTG GGCTAAGTAACTGTGATGACGTGCTTCCTATCTATGTTGGAGATGACCGTTCCGATGAAGATGCATTTAAG GTATTACGGGAGGGGAATCAAGGTTATGGCATTCTAGTATCATCAGTGCCAAAAGAATCCAATGCATTCTACTCTTTAAGAGATCCATCTGAG GTCATGGATTTTCTCAAGTCAATCGTGAAATGGAAGAAATCTGCTGGGCTATGA